One Branchiostoma floridae strain S238N-H82 chromosome 1, Bfl_VNyyK, whole genome shotgun sequence genomic region harbors:
- the LOC118409369 gene encoding transmembrane protein 69-like: MSQLGRCFSLLRGAVPRVVSQVPCRGLHLARCQPLQLSSRPTSLLTQWARGLSTCPPSTKPKTKPAPTLASLQPCRLMNQAAEAVPKEPESVKQILGYLKDAPNAALYLGLAGAVPFALLPTYMLFQQCYIPEIVFTHAACGASILSFLGGIRWGITLSEEGPPPDWLNLSISVLPSIAAWGALLVLPGTSVMACMLGFAFTMWTDVYRLKGYPDWFRAERLLLSLIVLGSLGITLGIYLSDMPTKSLKERK, translated from the exons ATGTCTCAACTAGGGCGATGTTTTAGTCTCCTTAGGGGAGcagtccccagggtggtctcACAG GTGCCATGTAGAGGGCTGCACCTGGCCAGGTGTCAGCCCCTGCAGCTATCCAGCAGACCCACCTCCCTCCTAACCCAGTGGGCACGTGGACTGAGCACCTGTCCTCCCAGCACCAAGCCTAAGACCAAACCTGCGCCCACACTAGCCTCCCTCCAGCCCTGCCGACTCATGAACCAGGCAGCCGAGGCAGTTCCAAAGGAGCCAGAGTCAGTAAAGCAGATTCTCGGGTACCTCAAGGATGCGCCGAATGCCGCTCTGTATCTCGGTTTGGCTGGTGCTGTCCCATTTGCGCTGCTCCCAACCTACATGTTGTTCCAGCAGTGCTACATCCCGGAGATTGTGTTCACCCACGCGGCCTGCGGAGCGTCCATCCTGTCTTTCTTGGGGGGTATCCGATGGGGAATCACCCTGAGCGAGGAGGGCCCACCTCCTGATTGGCTCAACCTGTCCATCAGCGTGCTGCCCAGTATTGCTGCATGGGGTGCCTTACTGGTCCTGCCTGGTACCTCGGTGATGGCGTGTATGCTGGGCTTCGCATTCACCATGTGGACTGACGTCTATCGGCTGAAGGGCTACCCCGACTGGTTCCGTGCGGAGCGGCTGCTTCTGTCGCTGATCGTGCTTGGCTCCCTCGGCATCACGCTGGGAATCTACCTCAGCGACATGCCCACTAAGAGCCTCAAAGAGAGGAAATAG
- the LOC118409362 gene encoding protein arginine methyltransferase NDUFAF7, mitochondrial-like: MRFLWTFLRIRTTVNPGQYRRALHQKSGETELLKHLRSQLKAAGPITVADYMREVLTNPTAGYYMHKDVFGTQGDFITSPEISQMFGELLGVCCVNEWILGGSPRSMQLLELGPGRGTLAQDMLRVFQQFPMMQDMVSLHLVEVSPKMAAMQEERLTGVIEDDKRKNAASGGDIVYKKRKTKAGVPISWYSDIHDVPRGFSCYIAHEFLDALPVHKFQRTPQGWREVLVDVDDGEGPHHLRFVLSPTPTAACKGFIQAGEKRDHLEVCPQAGVLVQHLANRIVEHGGAALLADYGHDGTKTDTLRGFRNHQLHEVLQEPGSADLTADVDFSYLRHMCAGKDKALTHGPITQREFLENMAIELRLQVLQRNADESQRKDLLSGYDMLTNPDKMGDRFKFFSITRQRTPPKGSRTPSEPAGFYRLEFQ; encoded by the exons ATGAGGTTTCTATGGACATTCTTGAGGATCCGAACAACTGTCAATCCAG GTCAGTATCGCCGTGCCCTGCATCAGAAGTCCGGTGAGACAGAACTGCTGAAGCACCTGAGGTCCCAGCTGAAGGCCGCAGGACCGATCACTGTAGCTGACTACATGAGGGAGGTGCTCACCAACCCCACCGCG GGCTATTACATGCACAAGGATGTGTTTGGAACACAGGGAGATTTCATCACTTCACCAGAGATCAGCCAGATGTTTGGGGAG CTGCTAGGTGTCTGTTGTGTGAACGAGTGGATTTTGGGCGGATCACCCCGGTCCATGCAGTTGTTGGAACTAGGACCAGGCAGGGGCACATTGGCACAGGACATGCTCAGG GTCTTCCAGCAGTTTCCTATGATGCAAGACATGGTGTCCTTGCACTTGGTGGAGGTCAGCcccaagatggctgccatgCAGGAGGAaagattgacaggtgtcatcGAGGATGACAAGAGGAAAAATGCTGCTAGTGGAGGAGACATTGTGTACaagaagaggaagacaaagGCAGGAGTGCCAATCTCGTGGTACAGTGACATACATGATGTGCCACGGG GATTTTCCTGTTACATTGCTCATGAATTCTTAGATGCACTACCAGTCCACAAATTTCAA AGAACCCCTCAGGGATGGAGGGAGGTCCTAGTGGATGTGGATGATGGAGAGGG CCCTCATCACCTGAGGTTTGTCTTGTCTCCAACTCCAACAGCTGCCTGTAAAGGATTCATTCAG GCAGGTGAGAAGAGGGACCACCTGGAGGTGTGTCCTCAGGCAGGTGTGCTGGTGCAACACCTGGCAAACAGGATAGTGGAGCATGGAGGGGCAGCACTGCTGGCAGACTACGGACATGATGGAacaaagacagacacactcagG GGTTTCAGGAACCATCAGTTACATGAGGTACTTCAGGAGCCGGGCAGTGCGGACCTGACAGCTGATGTGGACTTCTCCTACCTCAGACACATGTGTGCAGGCAAGGACAAAG CTCTAACACATGGCCCTATAACACAGAGAGAGTTTCTAGAAAATATGGCAATCGAGCTGAGACTACAG GTTCTACAAAGAAATGCTGATGAGTCCCAGAGGAAAGACCTGCTGTCAGGCTACGACATGCTGACCAACCCAGACAAGATGGGCGACAGGTTCAAGTTCTTCTCCATCACCAGGCAACGGACCCCGCCCAAAGGCTCCAGAACACCCTCAGAACCTGCAGGGTTCTACAGACTGGAGTTCCAGTGA